Within Quercus lobata isolate SW786 chromosome 5, ValleyOak3.0 Primary Assembly, whole genome shotgun sequence, the genomic segment aattatacACTTAAGAAACATATTGTTAGTTTTTCTAACAACTTATTCAAACtacatacaaaaataataaatcattcaGTCCATATTCCatcataattttttctaaaaaatatatatatactaagaTTTTAACCCTCTAAAATTTCATCAAGATTTTTCCAAATTGCATATTATTCATACATTTATTGGCAAGTCTAGAGAATGTGAGCCTTTAGTTAGGAGTTTGGTACTATTTGTGATACTTGTGGATTTCTACgcatcataaaataaaataaattaacacataatagtaaataaattatgTCATAGAGTTGCAAGGTATGCTAATCGTGCAGCTCTCTTATCATAGAAGTCAACTAAAATcacatacttaaaaaaaattacaataagccATACaactataattttcttttggcattCAAGTAAATACTCTAGAATATTATTCATTATGAAACTAAAAGGTATGGAATGAGTTTAATGACATGATGAAATAGATAAATAGTACCTAAAAGAAGCAATAAAGTGGGACAAATTCCTTTATAATTTGAGAAAGATGCTATCTATTCCCTTGAGTAGCTCCATCTCCTCCCCACTTGAAAGTCCAAGATCAATATAACACAActgaaataaaaacaaaataccatGCCCACCATCAAATGATAATAAGGCCAAGTACCAAAGTTTACTAAAGACATATAATCTGGTATTGTAGTTTCTTTAGTGTGTGAAGTGTGAACCCCTCTTTTTATATGCTTTTGCCACCCATCATTCTCTTccaaagaataaataaaatatctgcCAAAACCTACAAAGCAATCGACTTTGTACAAAGAACAATGTACTgtcaaattttacaatttatacAAACTGAACAAATCTTTCAAGttttttcaaacaaaaccaCTCgtctgtcaaaaaaaaaaaaaaaaaacagaaccaCTTGGGTttatagagaaacaaaaatcacaGAGAAATGTTTCATTaagataaacaaaagaaaaaacctaacAAAAGTAGCATTAACAATACCCAACAaagaaaccttaaaaaaaacaaattcaagtTTACAAAGGGAAGAAAATCTCTTCGAAAAACAAagcagagaaaaaaacaaacaaagatggTGTAAATCAAATGGACAATGTTTCTTAGGAAGATACAAAGACAGGTATTGTGCAACTGTTACTCATCAACATGTcgtatatttatttgatttggcACCTCTTGAAAGCATGGGAAAGCTTTTAAATCACCATAGTGAACGTATTATGTTCTTATAAcacaacaaataaccaaaacaaataGGGTGAATTGCAATtgtattcaattttcaaaattacgAATTTTGCAACCCAAAACTATGAAACTCACATGGCAATCAGTgactaaaattatttgaaacttACATGAATCAACTTGTTGCTTCCGCATAATACTGACCTTGTACAAATATAATTTGGGAGATTGACATAACTGAattgggagagagaaagaattataTATCAAAATGGTGCGTGGGTACTCATAATATTGCAAGTTTAATAAGAATTTGGAAACTTTCCCCTGCACTCACCAAGCCAACAAAACATATAAACAGCAAAACCAAATATAGAGAATGTTTGACTATTGCAAAAGAAATAAGGAACCAAGCCAACAAAACTTAGGCAtacactaccaaaaaaaaaaaaagcatttatgCACAAAGGGTTCATTCTATTACTTTAATTAGTAGCTTTCCTTCTTTGCTATTTGACTTATAGCATATTGGCTTCTTCTAATTACCTTCCACAGCCTTAGGATGCTATCTTTAGAAGCAGCAACCCCAATAATACCTTCAACACCTGTATATAGAGAACAACTTTAACATTGATAGTACAAAGAAGTAGTCACTGAAACCTTGACCAATAGAAAGAAACAGATATTGGCAAATAAAGAATAGATGAAAAAATATCTTCAGAAACtaagtagtataaaaaaaatgtataaaaattattattgaattgCTTCAGACATACAAGTActtaaacaattcaaattttggCATTTTTGGGAAGTAAGAAGCACTTTAGATCATCAATCACCATACCTTATACCTTTTGGGTTGATGACACCAATAAAAGCGACATCACTAGCAAAAATTTAGGTTATCAATATTTTGCATATTCAAATTTCCTAACAATGGGGAAAGAAATACCCTTTCTTTATCCCAGGTTTAGGCCTCTTATAAACTTCCTTTCCTCCTTTCATAACAAAGACAACACCACCTTTACATAAACAGTTCCCATGAATCAAAATTCCTAAGCAAATCTAAATATCCCCATAAAGTAATCTCCAAACGGATTATAAGCAGAGCATTTACCAATAGGACTGCTATATTAATAggaaaaaatttcctaaaagcGAAAGCTTATCTGAAAAAATTTAGTGAAACCCTTCACATTGAAGTTAGGATTCAAAATAACTTTCAGTACGGACGGAAAGTTTTCTATCAGATTATCCTAAAAACTTCTAATGTAATTTTATGGTCATTTGGAATACAGTTatttaaaaagaagagagagatagagaggggTTCATTCTTTTAATGTGTTGTGGCTTATTAGAGAAGAGTCAATTATGAGGAGAAGTGACAGCGATTGTGGCTCACATTGATCATGAAAGACAACTTTGGTTGATTCTATGTAAATGTTTGTTAACATCATGAAGTTTATTTAGTCATTGTCTAATGATTTTGCTATAGGCTATTTACTATTACTATAACTTTCCCACTAAAATTCAGTTTCTCtatgaataaaaacaaaaacaaaaaaacacaataaactTCCAATACTCATAagtttttttcaattaataatgATCTATTTGTCATgtatattatcaaattttacTACAGGGTTGACTTGGTATTCACTTTCTAATGATTCGCCATAGGCTGAATGTATATAGAGGGTCGTATAATGAAAGGAACCAAAATTGAGGGAGAACCTATATTAGGGTTTTGAGTATTGATAAAAACCAAttctaaatcaaaacaaaatctaaaccaatttctttaatcaaaaccaaacaaattagCCAAACCTAAATCCTATTAAACAcccaaaattaatataaaatatttaaccTATAGCTGTTCCAGCGGTCTGATGTTAGGTTGGTTGTGCAGTTTGGTGAAGCGGTAACCGAGGTGGAGGACTCTGCAACCATGAGGCAAAGCATTTGTGGCTTAGTTGAATAGCCCTT encodes:
- the LOC115989768 gene encoding uncharacterized protein LOC115989768 isoform X3, encoding MNEGSVNRNPQNLHKFAYSQFGFRYWSLSLAGYTARLPLHLSHPHEPHCVEGIIGVAASKDSILRLWKLCQSPKLYLYKLCYIDLGLSSGEEMELLKGIDSIFLKL
- the LOC115989768 gene encoding uncharacterized protein LOC115989768 isoform X1, translating into MNEGSVNRNPQNLHKFAYSQFGFRYWSLSLAGYTARLPLHLSHPHEPHCVEGIIGVAASKDSILRLWKGKVSKFLLNLQYYEYPRTILIYNSFSLPIQLCQSPKLYLYKLCYIDLGLSSGEEMELLKGIDSIFLKL
- the LOC115989768 gene encoding uncharacterized protein LOC115989768 isoform X2 — translated: MNEGSVNRNPQNLHKFAYSQFGFRYWSLSLAGYTARLPLHLSHPHEPHCVEGIIGVAASKDSILRLWKGKVSKFLLNLQYYEYPRTILIYNSFSLPIQLCQSPKLYLYKVSIMRKQQVDSFVLY